From one Tsukamurella tyrosinosolvens genomic stretch:
- a CDS encoding ATP-dependent DNA ligase translates to MAQIRENREVDGVGVQLTNLDKVLYPATGTTKAEVIDYFQAIAPFALPHLRDRPLTRKRWPNGVDKTAFFEKRLPSHAPAWIRRGSQFHSDGESQYPVIENAAGMVWLGQQAALELHVPQWAFVPDGADPDRPEVPGPPNRLVLDLDPGPDVTLDDCAALALRIRELLAAMDMEGYPVTSGSKGLHVYAPLPGGISANGARTVAHAIASQLEVESPELVTASMAKVQRGGRIFVDWSQNSASKTTVAPYSLRGRDHPWVAAPRTWDELARPGLRQLEFGEVLARALADGDLLAGLYGADARPDGAEAPSAPPPEPVDLGEYRAKRDARKTPEPFGGAPSQGDPIFVIQEHHARRLHYDFRLEHDGVLASWAVPKNLPDDPDINHLAVRTEDHPMDYAAFEGSIPRGEYGGGDVTIWDHGTYELEKWRSNEVIVTLHGNRLQGKRYALIRTGDKNWLAHLTKDKSAPAKPAAGLAPDPMLPTESAIDGLSAADWAFEGKWDGYRMIATVRGGTVSLRTRSGRTVTGEFPEFESLAADLDGMDVVLDGEAVVLDPNGVPSFHLMAGGETRSGAVQLYLFDVLSLNGVDLTKRPWTVRRQVLEGLAPLLEHDTAVSVPPLVDAATGAEAAALSAELGWEGIIAKRRDSPYLPGQRVRAWLKHKNWRDLQVAIGGWKPGKGSRGGGIGSVLVGLPAETGLVYLGSVGSGFSDRDLAALAEELEPLRMRRSPFTAPIDDPEARDAVWVLPKVIGDVRYSSLRRGGHLRQPSWRGFRRDLLPGDLPSADEAPWEGPEE, encoded by the coding sequence GTGGCGCAGATCCGGGAGAACCGCGAGGTCGACGGCGTCGGTGTGCAGCTGACCAACCTCGACAAGGTGCTCTACCCCGCCACGGGTACCACGAAGGCCGAGGTCATCGACTACTTCCAGGCCATCGCCCCGTTCGCCCTCCCCCACCTGCGCGACCGGCCCCTCACCCGCAAGCGCTGGCCCAACGGCGTGGACAAGACCGCCTTCTTCGAGAAGCGGCTGCCGAGCCACGCGCCGGCGTGGATCCGCCGCGGCAGCCAGTTCCACTCCGACGGCGAGTCCCAGTACCCGGTCATCGAGAACGCCGCCGGCATGGTGTGGCTGGGCCAGCAGGCCGCGCTGGAGCTGCACGTCCCGCAGTGGGCGTTCGTGCCCGACGGTGCCGACCCCGACCGCCCGGAGGTCCCCGGACCGCCGAACCGCCTCGTGCTCGACCTCGATCCCGGCCCCGACGTCACCCTCGACGACTGCGCCGCGCTCGCCCTGCGCATCCGCGAGCTGCTCGCCGCGATGGACATGGAGGGCTACCCCGTGACCAGCGGCTCCAAGGGGCTGCACGTCTACGCGCCCCTGCCCGGCGGCATCTCGGCGAACGGCGCGCGCACGGTCGCGCACGCCATCGCCTCGCAGCTGGAGGTCGAATCGCCCGAGCTGGTCACCGCGTCGATGGCGAAGGTCCAGCGGGGCGGCCGCATCTTCGTCGACTGGTCGCAGAACAGCGCGTCCAAGACCACCGTCGCGCCGTACTCGCTGCGCGGACGGGACCATCCGTGGGTCGCCGCGCCGCGCACCTGGGACGAGCTCGCCCGCCCCGGCCTGCGCCAGCTCGAGTTCGGCGAGGTCCTCGCGCGCGCCCTGGCCGACGGCGACCTCCTCGCCGGGCTCTACGGTGCCGACGCCCGGCCGGACGGCGCCGAGGCACCGTCGGCGCCGCCGCCCGAGCCCGTCGACCTCGGCGAGTACCGCGCCAAGCGCGACGCGCGGAAGACGCCCGAGCCCTTCGGCGGCGCACCGTCGCAGGGCGATCCGATCTTCGTCATCCAGGAGCACCACGCGCGGCGCCTGCACTACGACTTCCGCCTGGAGCACGACGGGGTGCTCGCCTCCTGGGCCGTGCCGAAGAACCTCCCCGACGACCCCGACATCAACCACCTCGCCGTCCGCACCGAGGACCACCCGATGGACTACGCGGCCTTCGAGGGCAGCATCCCCCGGGGCGAGTACGGCGGCGGCGACGTGACCATCTGGGACCACGGCACCTACGAGCTGGAGAAGTGGCGCTCGAACGAGGTGATCGTGACGCTGCACGGGAATCGGCTGCAGGGCAAGCGGTACGCGCTGATCCGCACCGGCGACAAGAACTGGCTCGCGCACCTCACCAAGGACAAGTCCGCGCCCGCCAAGCCCGCCGCCGGCCTCGCGCCGGATCCCATGCTGCCCACCGAATCCGCGATCGACGGGCTCTCCGCCGCGGACTGGGCCTTCGAGGGCAAGTGGGACGGCTACCGCATGATCGCGACGGTGCGCGGCGGCACCGTCTCCCTGCGCACCCGCTCGGGCCGCACGGTGACCGGCGAGTTCCCCGAGTTCGAGTCCCTCGCCGCCGATCTCGACGGGATGGACGTGGTGCTCGACGGCGAGGCGGTGGTGCTCGACCCGAACGGCGTACCGTCGTTCCACCTGATGGCGGGCGGCGAGACCCGGTCCGGCGCGGTGCAGCTGTACCTCTTCGACGTGCTGTCGCTCAACGGCGTCGACCTGACGAAGCGCCCGTGGACGGTGCGCCGCCAGGTGCTGGAAGGCCTTGCGCCGCTGCTCGAACACGACACGGCGGTGAGCGTGCCGCCGCTCGTCGACGCGGCGACCGGAGCGGAGGCCGCGGCGCTCAGCGCGGAACTCGGCTGGGAGGGGATCATCGCGAAGCGCCGGGACTCGCCGTACCTGCCGGGGCAGCGGGTGCGCGCATGGCTCAAGCACAAGAACTGGCGCGACCTGCAGGTCGCGATCGGCGGCTGGAAGCCCGGCAAGGGCTCGCGCGGGGGCGGGATCGGCTCGGTGCTCGTGGGCCTGCCCGCCGAGACGGGGCTCGTCTACCTGGGGTCGGTGGGCTCCGGGTTCAGCGACCGCGACCTGGCCGCGCTGGCCGAAGAGCTGGAGCCGCTGCGGATGCGCCGCTCCCCGTTCACGGCGCCGATCGACGATCCCGAGGCCCGTGACGCCGTGTGGGTGCTCCCCAAGGTGATCGGCGACGTGCGCTACTCGTCGCTGCGCCGGGGCGGCCACCTGCGGCAACCGAGCTGGCGCGGCTTCCGGCGCGACCTGCTCCCCGGTGACCTGCCCTCCGCCGACGAGGCGCCGTGGGAGGGCCCCGAGGAATAG
- a CDS encoding Ku protein, which translates to MRAIWTGELSFGLVNVPVKVYSAIESHDAKSHQVDSKDGVRIRYKRVREGTDDEVEFANIANAYEADGGETVVVSKEDIKSMPVEKHREIAVTEFVPREDVDPIMFDKPYFLEPSSKSPKAYVLLRQALQETDRLAICTFTLRNRTRLCALRVVGNVMVLQTLLWPDEVRTPEFPALTEDVKIRPQELAMAASLIDSMATDFDPEQYEDDYQVQLRQLIEAKATGGTAFPEAPEEEAEDDEVADLLAALKASVKNREAQPERPARKRTAS; encoded by the coding sequence ATGCGCGCGATATGGACGGGTGAGCTGTCGTTCGGGCTCGTGAACGTGCCCGTGAAGGTGTACTCCGCGATCGAGAGCCACGACGCGAAGTCGCACCAGGTGGACTCGAAGGACGGGGTCCGCATCCGGTACAAGCGCGTGCGCGAGGGCACCGACGACGAGGTGGAGTTCGCGAACATCGCGAACGCCTACGAGGCCGACGGCGGCGAGACGGTGGTCGTCTCGAAGGAGGACATCAAGTCGATGCCGGTGGAGAAGCACCGGGAGATCGCGGTGACGGAGTTCGTGCCGCGCGAGGACGTCGACCCGATCATGTTCGACAAGCCCTACTTCCTGGAGCCCTCGTCGAAGTCGCCCAAGGCGTACGTGCTGCTGCGGCAGGCGCTGCAGGAGACCGACCGGCTCGCGATCTGCACGTTCACGCTGCGCAACCGCACGCGGCTGTGCGCGCTGCGCGTGGTCGGCAACGTCATGGTGCTGCAGACCCTGCTCTGGCCCGACGAGGTGCGCACGCCGGAGTTCCCGGCGCTCACCGAGGACGTGAAGATCCGCCCGCAGGAGCTCGCGATGGCCGCCTCACTCATCGACTCGATGGCGACCGACTTCGACCCCGAGCAGTACGAGGACGACTACCAGGTGCAGCTGCGCCAGCTGATCGAGGCGAAGGCCACCGGCGGCACCGCGTTCCCCGAGGCCCCCGAGGAGGAGGCCGAGGACGACGAGGTCGCCGACCTGCTCGCCGCGCTCAAGGCGTCGGTGAAGAACCGGGAGGCGCAGCCCGAGCGGCCCGCGCGCAAGCGCACCGCGAGCTGA
- a CDS encoding TetR/AcrR family transcriptional regulator: MARWQPNAQERLEAAAFALFAEQGYEATTVAQIAERAGLTERTFFRHYADKKEVLFWGQGLLEEMLAAQAAEAQPEAAPIDVVAAAFGTMARMIAGRGALPIERQRVIDATPALRERELHKMDSLARALAAALAVRGAAPRTARVAAGAGVAAFTAAYEEWIAAEGTVDLEDVTRRAFADLRDVASGR, from the coding sequence ATGGCACGGTGGCAGCCGAACGCACAGGAGCGGCTCGAGGCGGCGGCGTTCGCGCTGTTCGCCGAGCAGGGCTACGAGGCCACCACCGTCGCGCAGATCGCCGAGCGCGCGGGGCTCACCGAGCGGACCTTCTTCCGGCACTACGCCGACAAGAAGGAGGTCCTGTTCTGGGGCCAGGGCCTCCTCGAGGAGATGCTCGCCGCACAGGCCGCCGAGGCGCAGCCGGAGGCCGCGCCGATCGACGTCGTCGCGGCCGCGTTCGGCACGATGGCGCGGATGATCGCCGGCCGCGGCGCCCTGCCGATCGAGCGCCAGCGCGTCATCGACGCGACGCCGGCGCTGCGCGAACGCGAACTGCACAAGATGGACTCCCTGGCGCGCGCCCTCGCGGCCGCGCTCGCCGTCCGCGGCGCCGCGCCGCGGACGGCCCGGGTCGCGGCGGGCGCGGGCGTCGCCGCCTTCACCGCGGCGTACGAGGAGTGGATCGCGGCGGAGGGCACCGTCGACCTGGAGGACGTGACCCGGCGCGCCTTCGCGGACCTGCGGGACGTCGCGAGCGGGCGGTGA
- a CDS encoding SDR family oxidoreductase, which produces MRFFVTGASGFVGSAVVTELLGAGHEVTGLVRSDRGADAVRALGAEPVRGTIEETAVLRAAAADTDGVIHLAFNHDFSQFAESAQVEVAAIDAMGDALAGSGRPLVIASGLLGLTSGRDALETDPMPPSPRTAGFAAALALAERDVRSSVVRLAPSVHDDVPAGFVGRLAAIAGDAGRSGYVGDGAQRWPAVHRRDAARLFRLAAERGTAGSVFHAAGEAVAVADIAAAVGRLMGVPTEVVEPGDAEARFGFLAPLLALDTTASTELTRAALGWAPDGAGLVDDIARWDPAAVS; this is translated from the coding sequence ATGCGATTCTTCGTCACGGGCGCGTCCGGCTTCGTCGGCTCCGCAGTGGTCACTGAGTTGCTCGGCGCCGGCCACGAGGTCACCGGCCTCGTCCGGTCGGATCGCGGTGCCGACGCCGTCCGCGCGCTGGGCGCCGAGCCTGTCCGCGGCACGATCGAGGAGACCGCGGTGCTCCGCGCGGCCGCCGCGGACACGGACGGGGTCATCCATCTCGCGTTCAACCACGACTTCTCGCAGTTCGCCGAGTCGGCGCAGGTCGAGGTCGCGGCCATCGACGCGATGGGCGACGCGCTCGCCGGATCCGGGCGGCCCCTCGTCATCGCCTCCGGCCTCCTCGGGCTGACCAGCGGCCGCGACGCGCTGGAGACCGACCCGATGCCCCCGTCCCCGCGGACCGCCGGGTTCGCCGCCGCGCTCGCGCTCGCGGAGCGGGACGTCCGCTCGTCCGTCGTCCGGCTGGCACCGTCGGTGCACGACGACGTGCCCGCCGGTTTCGTCGGCCGCCTGGCCGCCATCGCGGGCGACGCCGGGCGTTCCGGGTACGTCGGCGACGGGGCGCAGCGCTGGCCCGCGGTGCACCGCCGCGACGCCGCGCGGCTGTTCCGCCTGGCCGCCGAGCGCGGAACCGCGGGATCCGTCTTCCACGCCGCCGGCGAGGCCGTCGCGGTGGCCGACATCGCCGCGGCCGTCGGGCGGCTCATGGGCGTCCCGACCGAGGTGGTCGAGCCCGGCGACGCCGAGGCCCGGTTCGGTTTCCTCGCACCGCTGCTCGCCCTGGACACCACGGCGTCGACGGAGCTGACCCGCGCCGCGCTGGGGTGGGCGCCCGACGGCGCGGGCCTCGTCGACGACATCGCGCGCTGGGATCCCGCGGCCGTTTCGTAG